From one Anabas testudineus chromosome 21, fAnaTes1.2, whole genome shotgun sequence genomic stretch:
- the LOC113173737 gene encoding beta-galactoside-binding lectin-like isoform X2 has product MGVLTLENASFNVGETLTITGVPKSNAKQFTVNIGFSDKDIALHVNPRFHCGDHVKKVVFSSRQGGNWGEELCGQSFPFEEGKEFEISIEFKSAEFLVILPDDSVFRFHNHLGAEIYPMIFVNADVRITSFKIK; this is encoded by the exons ATGGGA GTTTTGACCCTAGAGAACGCGTCCTTTAACGTTGGAGAGACTCTGACTATTACTGGAGTTCCTAAATCAAATGCTAAACA gtTTACTGTGAATATCGGCTTCAGTGACAAAGACATAGCTCTGCATGTCAACCCTCGATTTCACTGCGGTGATCACGTGAAGAAAGTGGTCTTCAGCTCTCGCCAGGGAGGAAACTGGGGTGAAGAGCTCTGCGGCCAAAGCTTTCCctttgaagaaggaaaggagttcgag ATTTCCATTGAATTCAAGTCTGCTGAGTTCTTGGTGATTTTACCAGATGACTCTGTTTTCCGCTTCCATAATCACCTCGGTGCAGAGATCTACCCAATGATCTTTGTCAATGCAGATGTTCGCATCACAAGTTTTAAGATCAAGTAA